The Porphyrobacter sp. HT-58-2 genome has a window encoding:
- a CDS encoding class I adenylate-forming enzyme family protein yields the protein MPTQLDNALEAIITGLTAEGQPFATVPFTRDGITMPAFAGAPPSLAHYFAHFCNQNKDLPFLVDGDIRLTFGDAYAAATCVAEGLATLHGIEKGDRVGIAARNSANWMIAYMGILMAGGCATLLNGFSSGEELAYGLELAECKVLLADEGRAARLEGHAHPAKVVLFGHGNSPAEGLSATWAVPSGTSAAMAMLGQIGPDDLATILYTSGSTGKSKGAFSDHRGVVHGVMNYVAQSAMAKVHVESVEGPLTDQPCALVAVPLFHVTGEVPLFLQSFAIARKLVLMPKWDAGLAIRLMAEEKVSYFVGVPLMSYEIANHPDREKYDLSACKSFAAGGAPRPVEHVTRIKEAFPGGFPLLGYGLTETNAVGCGNFNENYLAKPGSTGRPSKPMVDMAILDDAGNPLPQGQVGEVCIRSVANFRGYWKNEEATKAAFTKDGYFRTGDLGYLDEDDYLFIVDRKKDIIIRGGENISCIEVEDAIYAHDDVGECSVFGLADERFGEVPAAVYRMKDGRAAITPAELRAFLLERIAPFKVPLEHQIWITEEPLPRLGTQKIDKRSVKAQFGSEAVAA from the coding sequence ATGCCCACCCAGCTGGACAATGCGCTCGAAGCGATCATCACCGGCCTCACCGCCGAAGGCCAGCCCTTCGCCACCGTGCCCTTCACCCGCGACGGGATCACCATGCCCGCCTTTGCTGGCGCGCCGCCGAGCCTGGCACATTATTTCGCGCATTTCTGCAACCAGAACAAGGATCTGCCCTTCCTTGTCGATGGCGACATTCGTCTGACCTTTGGCGACGCCTATGCCGCTGCGACCTGCGTGGCCGAAGGGCTTGCCACCCTTCACGGGATCGAGAAAGGCGACCGGGTCGGCATCGCGGCGCGCAATTCGGCCAACTGGATGATCGCCTATATGGGCATCCTGATGGCGGGCGGCTGCGCGACCTTGCTCAACGGCTTTTCGAGCGGGGAGGAACTGGCCTACGGGCTCGAGCTTGCCGAATGCAAGGTGCTGTTGGCGGATGAAGGCCGCGCCGCGCGGCTCGAAGGCCATGCGCACCCGGCCAAGGTGGTGCTGTTCGGCCATGGCAACAGCCCGGCTGAAGGCCTCTCGGCGACCTGGGCGGTACCGAGTGGTACCAGCGCGGCGATGGCGATGCTGGGCCAGATCGGGCCAGATGATCTCGCGACGATCCTCTACACCTCCGGTTCCACCGGCAAATCGAAGGGTGCCTTCTCCGATCATCGCGGTGTGGTGCACGGCGTGATGAACTATGTCGCGCAGTCGGCGATGGCCAAAGTCCATGTCGAAAGCGTCGAAGGCCCGCTGACCGATCAGCCCTGCGCGCTGGTCGCCGTGCCGCTGTTCCACGTCACAGGCGAAGTGCCGCTGTTCCTCCAGAGCTTCGCCATCGCGCGCAAGCTGGTGCTGATGCCCAAGTGGGACGCAGGCCTTGCGATCCGGCTGATGGCGGAAGAAAAGGTTTCCTACTTCGTCGGCGTGCCGCTGATGAGCTACGAAATCGCCAATCACCCCGACCGCGAGAAGTATGACCTGTCGGCGTGCAAGAGCTTTGCCGCTGGCGGCGCGCCACGTCCGGTGGAGCATGTCACGCGGATCAAGGAGGCCTTCCCCGGCGGCTTCCCGCTGCTGGGCTATGGCCTCACCGAAACCAACGCGGTCGGCTGCGGCAATTTCAACGAGAACTACCTCGCCAAGCCCGGCTCCACCGGCCGCCCCAGCAAGCCGATGGTCGACATGGCGATCCTCGACGATGCCGGAAACCCGCTGCCGCAGGGCCAGGTGGGCGAGGTCTGCATCCGCTCGGTCGCCAATTTCCGCGGCTACTGGAAGAACGAGGAAGCGACCAAGGCTGCCTTCACCAAGGACGGCTATTTCCGCACGGGCGATCTCGGCTATCTCGATGAAGACGATTACCTGTTCATCGTCGACCGCAAGAAGGACATCATCATCCGCGGCGGCGAGAATATCTCCTGCATCGAGGTGGAGGACGCGATCTACGCCCATGACGATGTCGGCGAATGCTCGGTCTTCGGCCTTGCCGACGAACGTTTCGGCGAAGTGCCGGCGGCGGTGTATCGCATGAAGGATGGCCGCGCGGCGATCACCCCTGCCGAACTGCGCGCCTTCCTGCTTGAGCGCATCGCGCCGTTCAAGGTGCCGCTGGAACACCAGATCTGGATCACCGAGGAACCGCTCCCGCGGCTCGGCACCCAGAAGATCGACAAGCGCAGCGTCAAGGCGCAGTTCGGCAGCGAGGCGGTTGCCGCGTGA